The following coding sequences lie in one Phragmites australis chromosome 8, lpPhrAust1.1, whole genome shotgun sequence genomic window:
- the LOC133926973 gene encoding uncharacterized protein LOC133926973 isoform X3: MRFFKGSKVEVLQEAEVPLGSWRPAEIVSGNGHGYLVRYHQSPVDSSVAVERVPRRLMRPCPPPSDDPVCWTVGSILEAFDSYSWKVAEVVRVLGKNHYLVRLLGSSLELRAHGSDLRLRMLWQEDKWIVTQKYSARCLDGSFRGRPKDGSFGYKLGNQQLHCAMDQNAFEGNMSRGMKRKLSAISTHPPQCSEITKRLLTPHRDGRRSKVVDRGSLRLAEKGRGWRLVKHPSIGSRWRSLPHGLQCDKCGNISIKLPLVPYLF, encoded by the exons ATGAGATTCTTCAAGGGGAGCAAGGTGGAAGTATTgcaggaggcggaggtgccCCTTGGTTCTTGGAGGCCTGCTGAGATCGTCTCCGGCAATGGACACGGCTACCTTGTGAGATATCATCAAAGTCCTGTTGACTCTAGCGTAGCTGTTGAACGTGTGCCAAGAAGGTTGATGAGACCTTGCCCCCCTCCTTCGGATGATCCAGTATGCTGGACTGTGGGTAGTATCCTTGAGGCCTTTGACAGCTACTCGTGGAAGGTTGCTGAGGTTGTGAGAGTGCTTGGCAAGAATCACTATCTTGTCAGGCTCCTCGGGTCCTCACTGGAGTTGAGGGCGCATGGATCAGATCTTCGATTGAGGATGCTGTGGCAAGAGGACAAATGGATCGTGACTCAGAAG TATTCTGCAAGATGCTTGGATGGTTCATTCAGAGGTCGACCAAAAGATGGAAGTTTCGGTTACAAGTTGGGCAACCAGCAATTGCATTGTGCAATGGATCAGAATGCTTTCGAGGGTAATATGTCTAGAGGCATGAAGAGAAAATTGTCTGCTATATCAACACATCCTCCTCAGTGCAGTGAAATCACTAAGAGATTGCTGACACCACATAGAGATGGAAGACGCTCGAAGGTGGTTGATAGAGGTTCTCTCCGTTTGGCTGAAAAG GGCCGAGGTTGGAGGCTTGTAAAGCATCCTTCCATAGGTAGTAGATGGAGGAGTCTGCCACATGGTTTGCAGTGTGATAAATGTGGCAACATTTCCATCAAACTTCCATTGGTACcttatttgttttaa
- the LOC133926973 gene encoding uncharacterized protein LOC133926973 isoform X2 translates to MRFFKGSKVEVLQEAEVPLGSWRPAEIVSGNGHGYLVRYHQSPVDSSVAVERVPRRLMRPCPPPSDDPVCWTVGSILEAFDSYSWKVAEVVRVLGKNHYLVRLLGSSLELRAHGSDLRLRMLWQEDKWIVTQKYSARCLDGSFRGRPKDGSFGYKLGNQQLHCAMDQNAFEGNMSRGMKRKLSAISTHPPQCSEITKRLLTPHRDGRRSKVVDRGSLRLAEKGRGWRLVKHPSIGSRWRSLPHGLQCDKCGNISIKLPLIRPVPLTCKCCALELLVMDPFSRMKA, encoded by the exons ATGAGATTCTTCAAGGGGAGCAAGGTGGAAGTATTgcaggaggcggaggtgccCCTTGGTTCTTGGAGGCCTGCTGAGATCGTCTCCGGCAATGGACACGGCTACCTTGTGAGATATCATCAAAGTCCTGTTGACTCTAGCGTAGCTGTTGAACGTGTGCCAAGAAGGTTGATGAGACCTTGCCCCCCTCCTTCGGATGATCCAGTATGCTGGACTGTGGGTAGTATCCTTGAGGCCTTTGACAGCTACTCGTGGAAGGTTGCTGAGGTTGTGAGAGTGCTTGGCAAGAATCACTATCTTGTCAGGCTCCTCGGGTCCTCACTGGAGTTGAGGGCGCATGGATCAGATCTTCGATTGAGGATGCTGTGGCAAGAGGACAAATGGATCGTGACTCAGAAG TATTCTGCAAGATGCTTGGATGGTTCATTCAGAGGTCGACCAAAAGATGGAAGTTTCGGTTACAAGTTGGGCAACCAGCAATTGCATTGTGCAATGGATCAGAATGCTTTCGAGGGTAATATGTCTAGAGGCATGAAGAGAAAATTGTCTGCTATATCAACACATCCTCCTCAGTGCAGTGAAATCACTAAGAGATTGCTGACACCACATAGAGATGGAAGACGCTCGAAGGTGGTTGATAGAGGTTCTCTCCGTTTGGCTGAAAAG GGCCGAGGTTGGAGGCTTGTAAAGCATCCTTCCATAGGTAGTAGATGGAGGAGTCTGCCACATGGTTTGCAGTGTGATAAATGTGGCAACATTTCCATCAAACTTCCATTG
- the LOC133926973 gene encoding uncharacterized protein LOC133926973 isoform X4, producing the protein MRFFKGSKVEVLQEAEVPLGSWRPAEIVSGNGHGYLVRYHQSPVDSSVAVERVPRRLMRPCPPPSDDPVCWTVGSILEAFDSYSWKVAEVVRVLGKNHYLVRLLGSSLELRAHGSDLRLRMLWQEDKWIVTQKYSARCLDGSFRGRPKDGSFGYKLGNQQLHCAMDQNAFEGNMSRGMKRKLSAISTHPPQCSEITKRLLTPHRDGRRSKVVDRGSLRLAEKGRGWRLVKHPSIDKARSPHL; encoded by the exons ATGAGATTCTTCAAGGGGAGCAAGGTGGAAGTATTgcaggaggcggaggtgccCCTTGGTTCTTGGAGGCCTGCTGAGATCGTCTCCGGCAATGGACACGGCTACCTTGTGAGATATCATCAAAGTCCTGTTGACTCTAGCGTAGCTGTTGAACGTGTGCCAAGAAGGTTGATGAGACCTTGCCCCCCTCCTTCGGATGATCCAGTATGCTGGACTGTGGGTAGTATCCTTGAGGCCTTTGACAGCTACTCGTGGAAGGTTGCTGAGGTTGTGAGAGTGCTTGGCAAGAATCACTATCTTGTCAGGCTCCTCGGGTCCTCACTGGAGTTGAGGGCGCATGGATCAGATCTTCGATTGAGGATGCTGTGGCAAGAGGACAAATGGATCGTGACTCAGAAG TATTCTGCAAGATGCTTGGATGGTTCATTCAGAGGTCGACCAAAAGATGGAAGTTTCGGTTACAAGTTGGGCAACCAGCAATTGCATTGTGCAATGGATCAGAATGCTTTCGAGGGTAATATGTCTAGAGGCATGAAGAGAAAATTGTCTGCTATATCAACACATCCTCCTCAGTGCAGTGAAATCACTAAGAGATTGCTGACACCACATAGAGATGGAAGACGCTCGAAGGTGGTTGATAGAGGTTCTCTCCGTTTGGCTGAAAAG GGCCGAGGTTGGAGGCTTGTAAAGCATCCTTCCATAG
- the LOC133926973 gene encoding uncharacterized protein LOC133926973 isoform X5, giving the protein MRFFKGSKVEVLQEAEVPLGSWRPAEIVSGNGHGYLVRYHQSPVDSSVAVERVPRRLMRPCPPPSDDPVCWTVGSILEAFDSYSWKVAEVVRVLGKNHYLVRLLGSSLELRAHGSDLRLRMLWQEDKWIVTQKYSARCLDGSFRGRPKDGSFGYKLGNQQLHCAMDQNAFEGNMSRGMKRKLSAISTHPPQCSEITKRLLTPHRDGRRSKVVDRGSLRLAEKQLL; this is encoded by the exons ATGAGATTCTTCAAGGGGAGCAAGGTGGAAGTATTgcaggaggcggaggtgccCCTTGGTTCTTGGAGGCCTGCTGAGATCGTCTCCGGCAATGGACACGGCTACCTTGTGAGATATCATCAAAGTCCTGTTGACTCTAGCGTAGCTGTTGAACGTGTGCCAAGAAGGTTGATGAGACCTTGCCCCCCTCCTTCGGATGATCCAGTATGCTGGACTGTGGGTAGTATCCTTGAGGCCTTTGACAGCTACTCGTGGAAGGTTGCTGAGGTTGTGAGAGTGCTTGGCAAGAATCACTATCTTGTCAGGCTCCTCGGGTCCTCACTGGAGTTGAGGGCGCATGGATCAGATCTTCGATTGAGGATGCTGTGGCAAGAGGACAAATGGATCGTGACTCAGAAG TATTCTGCAAGATGCTTGGATGGTTCATTCAGAGGTCGACCAAAAGATGGAAGTTTCGGTTACAAGTTGGGCAACCAGCAATTGCATTGTGCAATGGATCAGAATGCTTTCGAGGGTAATATGTCTAGAGGCATGAAGAGAAAATTGTCTGCTATATCAACACATCCTCCTCAGTGCAGTGAAATCACTAAGAGATTGCTGACACCACATAGAGATGGAAGACGCTCGAAGGTGGTTGATAGAGGTTCTCTCCGTTTGGCTGAAAAG CAGCTGTTGTGA
- the LOC133926973 gene encoding uncharacterized protein LOC133926973 isoform X1: MRFFKGSKVEVLQEAEVPLGSWRPAEIVSGNGHGYLVRYHQSPVDSSVAVERVPRRLMRPCPPPSDDPVCWTVGSILEAFDSYSWKVAEVVRVLGKNHYLVRLLGSSLELRAHGSDLRLRMLWQEDKWIVTQKYSARCLDGSFRGRPKDGSFGYKLGNQQLHCAMDQNAFEGNMSRGMKRKLSAISTHPPQCSEITKRLLTPHRDGRRSKVVDRGSLRLAEKVDAVDSPCFMLGEKYMHASLNMKTNGNVKTNLSGINADASYKRGTRTSADLSDTESISSSVGSSSPNSSPHRSQYYNLAYQSGDICSRTDDAEASISERETSEYDNDGSRQETHLLELHAYRATMLALYTCGSISWEQEALLTNLRLTLNISTDEHLAELRNLVSQAVTSR, from the exons ATGAGATTCTTCAAGGGGAGCAAGGTGGAAGTATTgcaggaggcggaggtgccCCTTGGTTCTTGGAGGCCTGCTGAGATCGTCTCCGGCAATGGACACGGCTACCTTGTGAGATATCATCAAAGTCCTGTTGACTCTAGCGTAGCTGTTGAACGTGTGCCAAGAAGGTTGATGAGACCTTGCCCCCCTCCTTCGGATGATCCAGTATGCTGGACTGTGGGTAGTATCCTTGAGGCCTTTGACAGCTACTCGTGGAAGGTTGCTGAGGTTGTGAGAGTGCTTGGCAAGAATCACTATCTTGTCAGGCTCCTCGGGTCCTCACTGGAGTTGAGGGCGCATGGATCAGATCTTCGATTGAGGATGCTGTGGCAAGAGGACAAATGGATCGTGACTCAGAAG TATTCTGCAAGATGCTTGGATGGTTCATTCAGAGGTCGACCAAAAGATGGAAGTTTCGGTTACAAGTTGGGCAACCAGCAATTGCATTGTGCAATGGATCAGAATGCTTTCGAGGGTAATATGTCTAGAGGCATGAAGAGAAAATTGTCTGCTATATCAACACATCCTCCTCAGTGCAGTGAAATCACTAAGAGATTGCTGACACCACATAGAGATGGAAGACGCTCGAAGGTGGTTGATAGAGGTTCTCTCCGTTTGGCTGAAAAGGTAGATGCTGTTGATTCCCCATGCTTTATGCTGGgtgaaaaatacatgcatgcttCCTTAAATATGAAAACAAATGGTAATGTTAAAACCAACTTGTCTGGGATAAATGCCGATGCTAGTTATAAACGGGGTACTAGAACAAGTGCAGATCTTAGTGACACTGAGAGTATCTCATCCTCTGTTGGTAGTTCTAGTCCTAACAGTAGCCCCCATAGATCACAGTACTATAATTTGGCCTACCAAAGTGGAGATATTTGTAGTAGAACTGATGATGCTGAAGCTTCTATATCTGAAAGAGAAACATCAGAATACGATAATGATGGATCGAGGCAAGAAACCCATTTGCTGGAGTTGCATGCTTACCGTGCAACGATGTTGGCCTTATATACTTGTGGGTCAATTAGCTGGGAGCAAGAGGCCTTGTTGACTAACCTAAGGCTTACATTGAACATCTCAACTGATGAACATTTAGCTGAATTGAGGAATTTGGTTTCCCAAGCTGTTACTTCCAGATAG